Proteins encoded within one genomic window of Brenneria nigrifluens DSM 30175 = ATCC 13028:
- the srlD gene encoding sorbitol-6-phosphate dehydrogenase, with product MKQVAVVIGGGQTLGAFLCEGLAEAGYQVAVVDLNAQHAMQVAETINARYGAECACGFGTDATDEVQVERLARAVDARFGQVNLLVYSAGMAKAAPITQFRLNDFDLSLQVNLVGYFLCAREFAKLMIRDGIAGRIIQINSKSGKVGSKHNSGYSAAKFGGVGLTQSLALDLAEFGITVHSLMLGNLLKSPMFQSLLPQYAEKLGIRPEEVEQYYIDKVPLKRGCDYQDVLNTLLYYASDKASYCTGQSINITGGQVMF from the coding sequence ATGAAACAGGTTGCGGTAGTCATCGGCGGCGGACAGACCCTCGGTGCGTTCCTGTGTGAAGGCCTGGCGGAAGCGGGTTATCAGGTTGCGGTCGTTGATTTAAATGCTCAACACGCCATGCAGGTAGCGGAAACGATCAATGCTCGCTACGGCGCCGAATGCGCCTGCGGCTTTGGCACTGACGCCACGGATGAAGTACAGGTTGAACGGTTGGCGCGAGCGGTTGACGCGCGATTCGGTCAGGTCAATCTTTTGGTCTATAGCGCAGGGATGGCCAAGGCGGCCCCCATTACGCAGTTCCGGCTCAACGATTTTGATTTGTCTTTACAGGTGAATCTGGTGGGATATTTCCTGTGCGCCCGCGAGTTTGCCAAGCTGATGATCCGCGACGGCATCGCCGGGCGCATTATCCAGATTAACTCCAAATCAGGGAAAGTCGGCAGTAAGCACAATTCCGGCTATAGCGCGGCCAAGTTCGGCGGGGTTGGGCTGACTCAGTCGCTGGCGCTGGATCTGGCGGAGTTCGGTATTACCGTCCACTCGCTCATGCTGGGCAATTTGCTGAAATCGCCGATGTTCCAGTCATTATTGCCGCAGTATGCCGAGAAACTGGGCATCCGGCCGGAAGAGGTGGAGCAGTACTATATTGATAAAGTGCCGCTCAAGCGGGGCTGCGACTATCAGGATGTGCTGAACACGTTACTGTACTATGCCAGTGATAAAGCCTCTTACTGTACCGGCCAGTCGATCAATATTACCGGCGGGCAGGTCATGTTCTGA
- a CDS encoding aminodeoxychorismate synthase component II — MLLLIDNYDSFTYNLYQYFCELGAEVLVKRNDEIKLDDIERLSPSRLVISPGPCTPDGAGISLAAIRHFAGRLPILGVCLGHQAMGQAFGARIIRARQVMHGKTSVIQHNNTGVFAGLSQPLTVTRYHSLVIEPASLADCFEVTAWSERDGKHDEIMGIRHRSLPLEGVQFHPESILSQQGHQLLDNFLKIE; from the coding sequence ATGTTGTTACTGATCGATAACTATGACTCCTTTACCTACAATCTGTATCAGTATTTTTGCGAGCTGGGCGCTGAAGTACTGGTCAAGCGTAATGATGAAATAAAGCTGGATGATATCGAACGGCTATCGCCGTCGCGGCTAGTTATTTCTCCCGGCCCCTGTACGCCGGATGGCGCGGGTATTTCTCTGGCGGCCATCCGCCATTTTGCCGGCAGGTTGCCCATCCTTGGCGTATGTCTTGGTCATCAGGCGATGGGACAGGCATTCGGTGCGCGAATCATCCGTGCTCGCCAGGTAATGCACGGCAAAACCTCGGTTATCCAACACAATAATACGGGGGTTTTTGCCGGGCTGTCGCAGCCGCTGACGGTAACACGCTACCACTCGCTGGTGATTGAACCGGCGTCCCTGGCAGACTGCTTCGAGGTTACCGCCTGGAGTGAACGTGACGGCAAGCATGATGAAATCATGGGGATTCGGCACCGTTCACTACCATTAGAAGGCGTTCAGTTTCATCCGGAAAGTATTCTCAGCCAGCAAGGACACCAGCTTTTAGATAATTTTCTTAAAATAGAGTGA
- the srlR gene encoding glucitol operon DNA-binding transcriptional repressor SrlR: protein MKPKQRQAAILEYLRTHGKTSVETLAGRFSTTGTTIRKDLTALEEEGAVIRTYGGVMPSREEGDQPIDRKTHINTKKKKQIAHAAAALINDGDSLIFDAGSTVLQMVPWLTQFNNITVMTNSLSIVNELVELDNDQTILMPGGTYRKTSASFHGSLAETAFSHFSFDKLFIGADGVDLNAGVTTYNELHAVSQAMCRAAQQIILLVDSSKFGRKSPNVVCELSAVDILITDKDINPDYLTELRAKNINVIVVGDDDE from the coding sequence ATGAAACCTAAACAACGTCAGGCGGCGATCCTGGAATATCTGCGCACGCATGGCAAAACGTCCGTGGAGACGCTTGCCGGCCGTTTCAGCACCACGGGCACAACAATCCGTAAGGATTTAACCGCGCTGGAAGAAGAAGGCGCGGTTATCCGTACTTATGGCGGCGTGATGCCCAGCCGGGAAGAAGGCGATCAGCCCATCGACCGTAAAACACACATTAATACCAAGAAGAAAAAACAGATTGCCCACGCGGCCGCGGCGCTGATTAATGACGGCGACTCGCTGATATTCGATGCGGGCAGCACCGTGCTGCAAATGGTGCCGTGGCTGACGCAATTCAACAATATTACCGTTATGACCAACAGCCTGAGCATTGTTAATGAGCTGGTTGAACTGGATAACGATCAAACCATCCTGATGCCGGGCGGCACCTATCGCAAAACCTCGGCCTCGTTTCACGGCAGTCTGGCGGAAACCGCTTTTTCCCATTTCAGTTTTGACAAGCTGTTTATCGGCGCCGACGGCGTCGACCTGAATGCAGGCGTCACCACCTACAATGAACTGCACGCCGTCAGTCAGGCAATGTGCCGCGCCGCGCAACAGATTATCCTGCTGGTGGACTCGTCCAAGTTTGGCCGCAAAAGCCCCAATGTGGTCTGCGAGCTAAGCGCGGTGGATATTCTGATTACAGACAAAGATATCAATCCGGACTACCTGACTGAGTTAAGGGCTAAGAACATTAATGTCATTGTGGTGGGGGATGACGATGAATAA
- the argD gene encoding bifunctional acetylornithine/succinyldiaminopimelate transaminase — protein sequence MATDKKAVTRETHDKVILPVYAPAQFIPVKGKGSRVWDQQGREYIDFSGGIAVTALGHCHPALVAALQQQGEKLWHTSNIFTNEPALRLASKLINATFADRVFFVNSGAEANEAAFKLARHYAIKRHSPYKTKIIAFYNAFHGRTLFTVSIGGQAKYADGFGPKPADIVHVPFNDLAAVKAVMDDHTCAVVLEPVQGEGGITPATPEFLQGVRELCDQYQALLVFDEVQSGMGRTGKLFTYMHYGITPDILTTAKALGGGFPISAMLTTEEIASVMTVGVHGTTYGGNPLACAVAEAALDTINTPQVLSGVAERHNQFVGALEKINQQYGIFEQIRGMGLLLGAELTPQWHGRAGEFLAAAAQHGVMVLMAGPNVIRFVPSLVIAPEDIEQGMAQFTKAVAQVVNAAG from the coding sequence ATGGCAACGGATAAAAAAGCAGTAACGCGGGAAACTCACGACAAAGTTATTTTGCCGGTTTATGCACCAGCGCAGTTTATACCGGTAAAAGGTAAAGGAAGCCGGGTGTGGGATCAGCAAGGACGAGAATACATTGATTTCTCCGGTGGTATCGCCGTTACCGCGCTTGGCCACTGTCATCCGGCGCTGGTAGCCGCGCTGCAACAGCAGGGAGAAAAGCTGTGGCATACCAGTAATATCTTCACCAATGAGCCTGCACTACGCTTGGCCAGTAAGCTGATTAATGCGACGTTTGCCGATCGGGTATTTTTTGTCAATTCCGGCGCCGAAGCAAACGAAGCGGCTTTCAAGCTGGCGCGCCACTACGCGATTAAGCGTCACAGCCCGTATAAAACCAAAATCATTGCGTTTTATAACGCCTTTCACGGACGGACGCTGTTTACCGTTTCCATCGGCGGTCAGGCTAAATATGCCGATGGCTTCGGGCCGAAGCCCGCCGATATCGTGCACGTTCCTTTTAATGACCTGGCGGCGGTCAAAGCGGTGATGGACGATCATACCTGCGCCGTGGTATTGGAGCCCGTTCAGGGAGAGGGCGGCATTACGCCGGCCACCCCGGAATTCCTGCAAGGCGTGCGTGAACTGTGCGATCAATATCAGGCGCTGCTGGTGTTTGATGAAGTCCAGTCCGGGATGGGCCGTACCGGTAAGCTGTTTACTTATATGCATTACGGCATTACGCCGGATATTCTCACCACCGCCAAAGCCTTGGGCGGCGGCTTCCCCATCAGCGCCATGCTCACCACGGAGGAGATCGCCTCGGTAATGACCGTCGGCGTACACGGCACGACCTATGGCGGCAACCCGCTGGCCTGTGCGGTTGCGGAAGCGGCGCTGGATACCATCAATACGCCGCAGGTACTGTCGGGCGTAGCGGAGCGTCATAACCAGTTTGTCGGGGCGTTGGAAAAGATCAACCAGCAGTACGGTATCTTTGAGCAGATCCGCGGCATGGGATTATTGCTGGGGGCAGAGCTTACGCCGCAATGGCATGGTCGGGCGGGCGAGTTTCTGGCAGCAGCGGCACAACATGGCGTAATGGTATTGATGGCGGGCCCAAATGTGATTCGTTTCGTACCTTCACTGGTCATTGCCCCCGAGGATATCGAACAGGGAATGGCGCAGTTTACCAAAGCGGTAGCGCAGGTGGTCAACGCAGCCGGTTGA
- a CDS encoding amino acid ABC transporter substrate-binding protein, with the protein MKKLHFAILTGALFATSVLAQAQDDLGAIKSAGVIKIGTEGTYAPYTYHDKSGQLVGFDVDIGRAVAEKLGVKAQFIEGRWDGLIAGVDAKRYDVVINQVGITKERQVKYDFSKPYIDSKAVLITQADNATIQNFSDLKGKKSAQSLTSNYAKLATSHGAEIVPTDGFNQSLDLVLSGRADATLNDNLSYLDFKKQKPDAKVKVIATAPTGEPSAILVRKNQPQLVEALNKALDEIKADGTYKTIAVRYFGQDVSQ; encoded by the coding sequence ATGAAGAAATTACATTTCGCTATACTGACTGGCGCACTGTTCGCAACGAGCGTCTTGGCACAGGCGCAGGATGACCTCGGCGCCATCAAGTCCGCCGGGGTGATTAAAATCGGTACGGAAGGCACCTACGCCCCCTACACCTACCACGATAAATCGGGTCAACTGGTGGGGTTTGATGTGGATATTGGCCGCGCGGTCGCCGAAAAACTGGGCGTCAAGGCGCAGTTTATCGAAGGTCGCTGGGACGGGCTAATCGCCGGCGTGGACGCCAAACGCTACGATGTCGTCATCAATCAGGTCGGCATCACTAAAGAGCGTCAGGTTAAATACGACTTCTCCAAACCTTATATCGACTCGAAAGCGGTGCTTATCACCCAGGCCGATAACGCCACCATCCAAAACTTCAGCGATCTGAAAGGCAAAAAATCGGCGCAAAGCCTGACCAGCAACTACGCGAAGCTGGCCACCAGCCACGGCGCGGAGATTGTGCCTACCGATGGATTCAACCAGTCTCTGGATTTGGTGCTCAGCGGCCGTGCCGACGCCACATTGAACGACAACCTGTCTTACCTTGATTTCAAAAAGCAGAAGCCAGACGCGAAAGTCAAAGTTATTGCCACCGCGCCTACCGGCGAACCTTCTGCTATTTTGGTACGCAAAAACCAGCCGCAGCTGGTGGAGGCGCTGAATAAAGCATTGGATGAAATCAAAGCCGACGGCACCTATAAAACGATAGCCGTGCGCTACTTCGGTCAGGATGTATCTCAATAA
- a CDS encoding amino acid ABC transporter permease, translating to MPPWLELMADSFWSLLSAGLKFTVPLAILSFIFGLAVGVIVALIRLYGPKPLKWIGDFYVWVIRGTPLLVQLFLIFYGLPSAGITLDAFPAALIGFTISVGAYSSEIVRGAILSVPRGQWSAAYSLGMNGAQAIRWVIFPQSVFVSLPPLSNTFISLIKDTSLAAVITVPEMFLSAQRIVSVTYEPLILYIEAALIYLMFSTVLSQLQVRLEKYYQRHIVH from the coding sequence ATGCCGCCCTGGCTAGAGCTTATGGCAGACTCTTTCTGGAGTCTGCTGTCCGCAGGATTAAAATTTACCGTTCCCCTGGCGATTCTTTCCTTTATTTTCGGTCTGGCCGTGGGGGTGATTGTCGCCCTGATCCGCCTCTATGGTCCGAAGCCATTGAAATGGATCGGCGACTTTTATGTCTGGGTTATCCGTGGAACACCGCTGCTGGTTCAGTTATTTCTCATCTTTTACGGGCTTCCCAGCGCGGGTATCACCCTGGATGCTTTCCCTGCCGCGTTAATCGGGTTCACCATCAGCGTTGGCGCATACAGCTCGGAAATCGTCCGCGGGGCGATATTATCGGTACCGCGAGGCCAATGGAGCGCGGCGTATTCCCTGGGCATGAACGGCGCTCAGGCGATTCGCTGGGTAATATTTCCACAGTCGGTGTTCGTTTCATTACCCCCGTTATCCAACACCTTTATTTCCTTAATCAAAGATACCTCGCTTGCCGCCGTCATTACGGTTCCGGAAATGTTTTTATCCGCACAGCGTATTGTTTCCGTCACCTACGAACCGCTGATTCTTTATATCGAGGCCGCGCTGATTTATCTGATGTTCAGCACGGTGCTAAGCCAGTTGCAGGTGAGGCTCGAAAAGTATTACCAGCGCCATATCGTGCATTGA
- the gutM gene encoding transcriptional regulator GutM yields MSPAALLITFAVCAWLLQIALGWRQLRRFNQAFDALYRQGNTVGVGRAAGRFNARVLVALAFDEQERVCDAFIMRGFTVFARPQRIKEWIGLKRTQLAPNVIFPIESACRAALSLAIEAKS; encoded by the coding sequence ATGAGCCCGGCAGCATTATTGATTACCTTTGCGGTATGCGCATGGCTGTTACAAATTGCGCTGGGCTGGCGGCAATTGCGTCGTTTCAATCAGGCGTTTGACGCGTTGTACCGCCAGGGAAACACGGTTGGCGTAGGCCGCGCCGCCGGAAGGTTTAACGCCAGAGTGCTCGTGGCGCTGGCGTTTGATGAGCAGGAACGGGTATGCGACGCTTTTATCATGCGCGGATTTACGGTCTTTGCCCGGCCGCAGCGAATAAAAGAATGGATAGGATTAAAGAGAACGCAACTGGCGCCAAATGTGATCTTTCCCATAGAATCGGCTTGCCGCGCCGCGCTTTCGTTGGCGATTGAAGCGAAATCATGA